The Chroicocephalus ridibundus chromosome 2, bChrRid1.1, whole genome shotgun sequence genome includes a region encoding these proteins:
- the MPLKIP gene encoding M-phase-specific PLK1-interacting protein: MYRQSFRPPTPPYAGGGFRSPPSGGGGPMPPSPRGYGSPHHTPPYSHRPGPYSPRGHSFHGGGGRFGSPSPGGQTPRRPQSISPRYPAPYGGKSPAGAAPQQHKRSPGGFQRHYQGSPRTSTPFGTAHGKEKRVSNDVENYYRPSMLEDPWAGLEPVSVTDINQQYSSEQTTYTGKKGRYFS; the protein is encoded by the exons ATGTACCGGCAGAGCTTCCGCCCCCCAACGCCTCCTTACGCGGGCGGCGGCTTTCGGAGCCCTCCCTCCGGCGGTGGGGGCCCTATGCCCCCCTCGCCGCGGGGCTACGGGAGCCCACACCACACGCCGCCCTACAGCCACCGGCCTGGGCCTTACTCGCCCCGAGGCCACAGCTTccacggcggcggcgggcggttCGGGAGCCCGTCACCGGGGGGCCAGACCCCGCGCAGGCCGCAGAGCATCAGCCCCCGCTACCCGGCTCCCTACGGCGGCAAATCCCCGGCCGGAGCTGCCCCGCAGCAGCACAAGCGCTCGCCCGGGGGCTTCCAGAGGCACTACCAG GGATCACCCAGGACATCTACTCCATTTGGTACAGCGCATGGCAAAGAGAAAAGAGTGTCTAATGATGTGGAAAACTATTACAGACCTTCAATGCTTGAGGACCCATGGGCTGGCCTAGAGCCAGTTTCTGTTACAGACATAAACCAACAGTACAGCAGTGAGCAAACAACATATACTGGTAAAAAAGGGAGGTATTTCAGCTAA